atttttaaaattttactatgAGTTTTGTTATCAATCATATAAAgaacaacataataaattttcatgtgATTTCATAATCTGGATTTTATTTTGCGTTTAATTTCAAGAACCCTAATATGTATCTCACTTGAATTctctcttatttaattaattttctaataattaattttctaataattaatTGAGGGTTTATGTTCTTAAGATTACTGCAATCAAAATCCTTAAAGAATTACACGAGTTTATTGGAAAAATTGAGAGAGTTTGAGGTTTCAATTATGCTGGTCTGAAATTAGGATCATCGGTAACATCAAACTGGTCACTATGGTAAGTAAAAGTAAAACACCATTGAAAGACAAAATCAATGGCAATGGCATTATTCATCATTGAAGAACCAACTTGGTGTTTGCTAATAAATGGAAGAGAAATACGGTTTCATGTGTAtatttgggggaccaaaactactTTTTTTTGTCATACCCTCTGGTTCGAGAAAAGGGACCCTGAAAAACCGTAGTAGTTCGGTCAGGAGTAAGTAAAATCtaaccaaaaattattttgactaGGGTTTGAACACCAAAAGTATTGTTAGCTCAATAATGGTCGCTTCTTTTTGGTGTTAACCCTCTGGTTCCCAAGGTAAAGGAGCTATGGTAATTTGAAGTTCGACCAAATAAAGTCTAACCAATAGTTGTTCTAGTCAAGATTCGAACTCGGATTCTTTCAAACAATTAGTCCTTAACTCTTCTAACTAGTCATTAGAACTACTTAATCCAAATCGTAAACTCAACATGGAAACTTAGAATATCTACTAAACTAAACAATGGATTGGGATAAAAAAGGactgaaagaaagagaaaaaccTGCCTCACTCGATGCCAAGCAATCCGGCGAAAGAGCCTTCTAGTAGAAAGCAATGGTCTACCACTAAGTGTTCTACCTAAAACCTCAGCAAACAAAATGGTTCCAGTCTCTACAACAGGCCTTCCTGAAATTGGTACTCCACTCATTGCTTCATCATTCCTAACAATCCCCATCTTCCCATCAACCATAAAACTCTCTGCATCCCTATCCACATCACATAACAAATTCTCCATTTCTCTACCATTCAAGGGAAGCACTTCCTTGGTTAACATTGTACCTAGTAAGTCAGCTCCAACATTCACATCAAGCTTGTTTTCATTACCTGAAACAACAACACCAACTACAAAATCACCAGGTTTAGGCTCATAGTACTCAACATTGACcttcttatcttcttcttctttttcttcatcttctctTTTTTCAGTCTCATCACTCACATAATCTTTTTCTTCTGAAACTTCCAATACCTcattatcttcttcttctttttcaacCTCTTTGATAGAATCAGTACCTTTGAAAAATTTCATAAAGGGTGCTAAAGCTTCCTCTTTGGAAGGTTTCTCTTGTTCCAATTCAACTTCAAAAACAGGTGAAGGCTTGTTTAACAACTCAAGGCTTTCAACCTCTTGTATTTCGTCATCAATTGCTTCTTTACTTGAAAAACCATCAAATCCACTATTCCTTGAGCAAAAATTGAAGTGGGTATGACTCAAGATAGAAACTTTTTTGGAAAGCATTGAACCATGAGGACGAAAAGAGCAAAATTTGTTGTTGGGTGTTGAAGATGGGTGTTTTGTATGTGATTTTTTGTTGGTGAAAATGAAGGAGTTACAGTGAAAGCATAAGGAAGACTTAcaaggttgaagaagaataAATGGCATCTTTGTATGGTGAAGCTGAACAAAACATTAGCTTTGGTTTTCAGGGTGAcacgacaacaacaacaataacattgatttttgttttatccTTTTGATTTTGAGGATTCATGTCTCTCTgcctttcttttcttcttcttgatatttctacttttttttactTCAAATTTGATATatccaattaaataaaagagGGAAATTCTTTAGACCATTTAAATTCTCTTTTGctggtttttatttatttattttatgataaaattcaatatacactatttttttaatttatttatcaatctaCTCTACTCTACTCTATTTTTTAGATATCCAATGGGTTGTATCCTGTGATGCACTCATGTGttgattctaaatatatttctttaatttaatagaaattCGTATTCtcataaacttaattatataagtttatctttataaaaaggTACATTTTTGTGTTGGAAAAATGATTTGTAAGTGTTCAACATGATTTGTAATTGTGTTCACATTTTAAAGCATGATTTCATAAGATTTGAGGTGTGTAACTATTTTCAAATATTGAAATGATTTGTTGAGATAGAGGTTGATTACTAATGATGATTGAACTATGATAAATTACACttattatttattctttattttttatattttaaaattgactgTCAACATCTAGATATttcataaatgtattttaacaaagtttaatatgaattattttactacagataaaaaaaatagaaataaagaaaatttaatcgaaatattataattgtctaaaattttaatttttctaaaatttttaattactcCATCAAGACATACTTTAATAGTTGAAAATTTCTTCCTTACTTTACAATGTGAATTTCAAATTGATCCTTATAATTCTTTGAAATTatgtaaattgatttttatatatttttaaaatttacacGTTAGTCCATAACTATTTTCACATGTTGCAAAATAGTCCATATAAAGTTTCTAAAATTGCAAACACATCcctataaattttcaaaatttgtaaaTTGGTCCCAAAGTTTTACAAATTGGTTgctatcttttatattttgatattggtactcaaatttttgaaatttcaaatttgtatcaaattcttttaaaatttctttttaatttttttcatctaATGGAACTATAGAAACtagaaatttatatatttacattGACTCAAAAGTTCCTTGGATTTTAGTTTATGGGAATAAAGAGTTTTCTCTATAAAGATGTCTCAAGTGATCTTAATTAAGAgtgtataatatatatagttaaCTGGATCATATAGATAAATTGATATtaactatattaaaaaaattaaatggttCATGAATCAATTAATCAagtttaattcaaaaattgattttaataattttaaattttttttaatctcaattaagatttttttcttagaaaattttgaaatttatttttctcaaaaaatataaaaataatttaaataatttttctctaggaaaatttttgagaaaaaaattgaacaaattttttaacGGGAAAAGTTTTACatctatttttctcaaaataaattcaaaattttttacatatattgtTCTcggataaaatcaaaatttttttctctaaaaatattgaaatttttttgtcaaaaaaattttgaaactattttcctgaaaaaaaatttgaaaaattattgaaactctttttcttaaaaaatatttttattgggaatttttttttattaagaatttCGAAATTCTTTTCTCGAAAAACCAGTTAGAATACTTTTTTAGctaaaaacatattcaaaatattaaattgatttatatatataaactaattttaagaATTGAATCAAACCATTAATATGAAACAATTCAGTTAAATTTTTGTACTATAAATACTTCTAATCTCAATTGGTAATTGTACatgttttttttagaaacaacaaactttaattaataatcatgATAGTACAAAGAGTGTTTCATGACACAAGAAAACTTAACcatattttaatttaggatTGCGGTTATActttaaacttttatatataagaaaatgcAGTTGATGCAGCATATATTATAGTTGTAATGTTATTACAACCATTTCAAAATGTACAATATTACTATGCAATTTACAGTTGTGGATTGCAACCTAAAACCATGATATGAGTCAAAAACCAAATAATGTGTAAATGTCACAATCTTCCACTCTTGCAGCTTAGAGAACTCTAGCATGCCACCAACTATTCACCTGCCGAAAATAACATTAGGCTGCTACAACTTACAAGGGACTCACAAGCCTAAAAAACAAAGTGCACTCAAAAAGCAAACTCTCCTTAAATCATACTCGGCAAACACATGACCAAATGAAAGAAATAGCATCTACAAGAACACTAAAGAGAACAATTTTGGCGCTGATGAAAATTTTGCTTCTCTTTGCTAAAATTAGGCTTATAATTTATAGttgataattatttaattaattatatatttggtAAAATTAGTGggtcaattaatttaaaaatgttaaataacattaaaaaaatatttttaattcaaaatatattttatcatttaatggtcaaaatatctttaaaatagtaatttaaaatttatttttaattaatttaaatttatttttattaattttaaatttatcatatatatgtatatatatattatttatctatttatttattttaaaaaaaatcaataattttttactttaaaatattgattattttaagttttaaaatatttataaataatttataaaattgtaataaaaaaattatatatttatcacatatatatttttatttaggcactttatttgttttaaattataataaataattattttaaattataattaaattaattatctctatcattttaatttctaaaattatttattttcaattataattaataaatgataaagagtaaaaaaaagatttagttataataataagggtaaaattggaagaaaaatgATAAGCTATATGTTTATAAATTACTTGACCGCTAATAAACTCGTTTTTTGGTTTTTGTCAAACACAACATTTGAATAAGACAAAAGAAAGATATAAGAGAATGTGATAGATTgtgaagagaaaataaaaagataaatacgAAAGAAATAGTGTGAGAAGAGATAAATATATGAGAAACAAAGAAgaattgatatattatttagtataagagaaataaagaagaaaaaaaattgattattttttaaagtatgaGAATACCCTTAAAACAAAAATGCTTTcatcaaaactattttattttttatttaaatttaattaattaatgattaacTGAATTACTTAATTgagtttattataaatttactttaattattaattaatagttttaaaagtttaatttttaaataaatgaattaattgtaaaaaacgaaatatatataatgtaaaaatatcattaaaaaaaaaagttgtactGTGTCAATACAagtatattttgaaacaaattcCTCTATTTACTCTCTTTCAAACGACCCTTCCAAATATTGAAACAAACTTATCTTCCAATACCATTATACCATAACAAAAAGTAACAAACCTTATCTTTATTGAGAAAATTATCGGTTAATTTAAATTAGGGTTCCATTCCTTATTCGTTATATATTATACACTTAACAAACGCAAGAAAGCACGcaagaaaacaaaaagcaaACTCTCTCTTCACTTCACTCTCAATCGCCGATCGCCGACTGCGCCATAACTTTCCTCTGCATCAAATCCAATGGTATGAACTATGAACCTTTTCACTCAAGTTTTCAATTACTTTTGAATAGGAATTGGAATGAAttattgtatataaaatttgttaTCGATTCAGGATTCCGGTAATAAGAATGAGGAGATATTAAAAGTGATGAACGATTTAAAGACTTTAAGCATGGATAGTGGAAGTGGTAAGTTAAAACCCGAGGAGATGTTTGAAggatttgaaaatataaaattgagaaTAAAGTCCTTGATTACGCTAAAGGAATACTATGGAATCACTAATCATGAAACTGAACGCCTACTCCAGGGAATGCTTGACGAAATTGATTATATAGAGTTCACGTTTCAACTTATTATAGACACTTTCAACCTATAATGAAAATATTCAGTCCACGTTTCAACTTTTCAAACAACTTCATAGTGTATTTAGTCACTATTCATACATATAATCAAAACTTGATCCTTCAATTAATATGTCTAATTGATGTATGACTATTATTAATTTCTCTTTTTGTATAGATAGATGTATTTTATTCGTTAATATTATGTTTCTATTGttagtattttagtttttttttaatctcttaatTATTCTGTTTTTTAGCGTAATTGTTTGAATTATAATGAGATGGGAAATTGAATCTTTAATCTTTTTTAGCACTTCGATCTTTGtatcaaattatctttataTCTTTTAGATGTATATAACATTAACTCTTTACTGTTTAAAATTCTTTGTAGACATGTAAATGTGTTCTCATTTTAATATCTAACGATATTTTTTCTGTGTTTCACTAGTGAGGAATTTAATTAAGTCAGTTACCTAAAAATTACCTCTAAAAGGATAAGGAGAATGAAGTAGTACTAATTGATTACCGCATACTACTTTATATTGTTCTCTTAATTTAACTATATATTCtttatattcaaaaatataaatataaattgattaataaaaattacatagtTTATGctttgagttttttatttataatttttttatatataaattaaatatgagtaaATGATGGATTTTATTTGTAACAATATTGATGGAGGTTTGATGCTATTTAAGTGGAGGTCCGTGTAGAAGCGACACCTCTGTTACTGCGTCTCTAATAAGTCCGTAAGTAGCAGTAGTTTTGATCGAAGAAAAGATGCATGTGAGATAATAATGTTAGTATAAAACCACTTTGAGATCCTGAAATCAATTTCACAAGTTcactaattattaattttacatattggaggaattaaaaaatttcatagtttaaaagactaaaaaattttataatttaaaagattcAAAAGTTTATTGGTTATGTTGTAGAGGctaaaaaaattcatagtttaaaagacaaaaattttataatttaaaagattaaaaaaataaagcggtcaaaattaaaaaactattaaaattttGTAGATTTAATGGACGTATGAgcctacttttttttattttaaatattaatatttttttgaaaaacaattttgattttgattttttttttctcaaatattttaaataaaaaaatatttacaaatttttttgatttgagaaaaaaaatcatttttttgtgtggattttttgtatttttaaactttgaaattttatggCCCCTCCTCAAAGATATGGtctgaaattaataattaatgaactTATAAAATTCAGAGTTCTAATTGTATTCATCTCTGTGTCCTTTGACATCTCCTTTTGGTTTTTGACTTGTCTCGagaagttttgatttttttttttttttatatcaatgtTGGATTGTTTTTAGTACTTGGTCTGTTAAGgccattattttatttaaaggcTTGTACTCAATTTAAAACATCTGATTcactttaaattttgtttgttgtGTGTGCAGGTCTAGAAGTGATGCACATATGTTCGATGATGAGGATCCCTGTCAAATTTGAATTTCTAAATTTTAGTGTTGTAATCTATATCTAGTATCTTATAGTATTTAATAAGTGTTTCAAAAACAAGGTCGATTGCCTATCATACATAGAAATATTAATGTATGGCTGCTTTTATTTGAAGTAGCAACAATCTACACAATTTGTTTAAAACATTCATCTTCTATTTCTGGCTACATACACCAATCTAGTTAAATAAGGTAGAGTTCATACTAATTGTTCTTgtctagtattttttttttttggattatgTTCACCAAATCAAATTTGTAAATAGAACGATCCAATTAGATATTTTCATTATAATCGTGGTATATATTGTAACCAAAATAAGTACATAAAAGTCTAAGCAAAGGCAAGAAAAAGCTAATTAGAAATATTTTGtagattcatttttttttaacatttatacACATTAGCGACATTTTTTACatgtgaaaaaaaaacatataatttgaaaacattttttaaatgttactGATAATAGTCTAACTAGTTACTAAAACTATTTAGTagatatgttttattttatatttgatcaaatATCACTAAACATTAATAGTAacgttttttatttaatttatatacactaaCGGTATATCTTTTTAATCAATATCAATCGtcatattattcaaaataataattttgattataattacataaaaaaaatcacaactgtgaataatattctaaataataTATGTTAACTGGAGATATtaattatcttctttttttatgaACATTTTTCACATG
The genomic region above belongs to Cicer arietinum cultivar CDC Frontier isolate Library 1 chromosome 4, Cicar.CDCFrontier_v2.0, whole genome shotgun sequence and contains:
- the LOC101508219 gene encoding protein PIGMENT DEFECTIVE 338, chloroplastic, which encodes MPFILLQPCKSSLCFHCNSFIFTNKKSHTKHPSSTPNNKFCSFRPHGSMLSKKVSILSHTHFNFCSRNSGFDGFSSKEAIDDEIQEVESLELLNKPSPVFEVELEQEKPSKEEALAPFMKFFKGTDSIKEVEKEEEDNEVLEVSEEKDYVSDETEKREDEEKEEEDKKVNVEYYEPKPGDFVVGVVVSGNENKLDVNVGADLLGTMLTKEVLPLNGREMENLLCDVDRDAESFMVDGKMGIVRNDEAMSGVPISGRPVVETGTILFAEVLGRTLSGRPLLSTRRLFRRIAWHRVRQMQQLNEPIEVRITEWNTGGLLTTIEGLRAFLPKAELVTRVNSFTEMKENVGRRMYVEITRIDEAKNSLLLSEKEAWEKLCLREGTLLDGTVKKIFPYGAQIKIGKSNRSGLLHVSNISRAEVTSVSDILSVDEEVKVLVVKSMFPDKIYLSIADLESEPGLFLSNKERVFLEADMMAKKYKQKLPHSMVTTRLSGPLPTSALPFENEALYYANWKWFKFEK